A single genomic interval of Lewinellaceae bacterium harbors:
- a CDS encoding serine hydrolase, whose protein sequence is MKCSVLYKGIIAFLFTLLVTGVSAQVWENRTIDSLFANWNNAHSPGCALGIMKDGQLIYSRGYGMANLEYSIPNTDTTVFRIGSTSKQFTAACIIRLVEQGRLTLDKTLQEIFPDFPDYAKKITIRHLLNHTSGIRDYLQLSFLKGLGDDDFYTDDDVMAWLVNQRDLNFEPGAEFLYSNSGYWLLGQIVLEVAGMNLAEFAARELFQPLGMEHTHFHNDHTRIVKYRASGYVPDPRDGYRISMTTLDMIGDGGIFTTIKDLKIWDDAFYNSTVLSKSFWEMMTRQGILNNGEQIDYASGLFIGNYKGLKMIRHGGAFVGFRAEMLRFPEQHVTIAILANRSDARPSSLANKVADIVLKDVIPAQEKIQTDDGVVPARQPEKLNLEQLAGNYELQAGMVLKVTIENDTLVVEQSWDKVDYHIVRTDGNTFVIPHNDGILFTFSKVEDGFSQQLEVLQSGNKMHLYRKPTMDPSQVNLADYAGDYYSQELDVTYHFRLEDDILVVQIDKKATAACSISGPDAISMYLGLARFLRSGGKITGFELDSGRVKNLKFEKLN, encoded by the coding sequence ATGAAATGTTCTGTGCTGTATAAAGGAATAATTGCCTTCTTATTTACCCTGCTTGTCACAGGAGTGTCTGCGCAGGTGTGGGAGAACAGAACCATTGACAGCCTGTTCGCCAATTGGAACAACGCCCATTCCCCGGGTTGTGCACTGGGTATCATGAAGGATGGGCAACTGATTTATTCCAGAGGTTATGGCATGGCTAATCTGGAGTACTCCATACCGAATACCGACACAACGGTTTTCCGGATTGGTTCAACTTCCAAGCAATTCACAGCGGCCTGCATCATCCGCCTGGTCGAGCAAGGTCGATTAACCCTCGATAAAACATTGCAGGAAATATTTCCGGATTTTCCGGACTACGCCAAAAAAATTACCATCCGGCATCTGCTCAATCACACCAGTGGTATCCGCGATTACCTGCAATTGTCATTTTTAAAGGGTTTGGGAGACGATGATTTTTACACAGATGACGATGTCATGGCCTGGCTGGTTAATCAGAGGGACCTTAATTTTGAGCCGGGAGCTGAATTTTTGTACAGCAACTCCGGTTATTGGCTGCTAGGACAAATCGTCCTTGAAGTTGCCGGTATGAATCTGGCTGAATTTGCTGCCCGGGAGCTCTTTCAACCATTGGGTATGGAGCATACCCATTTCCACAACGATCATACCCGGATTGTGAAGTACAGAGCTTCCGGGTATGTTCCGGATCCCCGGGATGGATACAGAATCAGTATGACGACGCTGGACATGATAGGGGATGGAGGCATTTTCACGACCATTAAAGACCTTAAAATATGGGATGACGCTTTTTACAATTCCACTGTTTTAAGCAAATCATTCTGGGAAATGATGACTCGACAGGGGATCCTGAACAATGGTGAACAGATTGATTACGCCAGCGGGTTATTTATTGGGAATTACAAAGGTTTAAAAATGATCCGGCATGGCGGCGCATTTGTTGGATTTCGCGCAGAGATGTTGCGCTTTCCGGAGCAGCACGTCACGATTGCCATACTGGCCAACCGGAGCGATGCCCGGCCGTCCAGTCTCGCCAATAAGGTGGCGGATATTGTCTTGAAAGATGTAATTCCCGCTCAGGAAAAAATACAGACGGATGATGGAGTGGTCCCTGCCCGGCAACCTGAAAAATTGAACCTGGAACAGCTTGCTGGAAATTATGAGCTCCAAGCCGGAATGGTTTTGAAAGTGACCATTGAAAATGACACACTGGTCGTGGAACAAAGCTGGGATAAGGTCGACTATCACATCGTCCGGACAGACGGCAATACATTTGTTATTCCGCATAATGACGGCATCCTATTCACTTTTTCCAAGGTGGAAGACGGATTTAGTCAGCAACTGGAAGTGCTTCAAAGTGGTAACAAAATGCATTTATACCGTAAGCCAACCATGGATCCGTCCCAGGTAAATCTCGCGGATTATGCGGGCGATTATTACAGTCAGGAATTGGATGTAACGTATCATTTCCGGTTGGAAGACGACATCCTGGTGGTGCAAATCGATAAAAAAGCTACTGCGGCTTGCAGTATATCCGGTCCCGATGCCATCAGCATGTATCTTGGTCTGGCGCGGTTTCTGCGATCTGGAGGCAAGATTACCGGTTTTGAACTCGATTCCGGCCGGGTGAAAAACCTGAAATTTGAAAAGCTGAATTGA
- a CDS encoding SRPBCC family protein, translating to MGIFSFSVYINSPQEKVFDFLTDPSNLSKWNSTFEAAKWTSDDAPEVGSKYQVSAKLLGRHKEGFFEIIHWDRPVQYGYQMVTTFFPIKSLETIITMERKDQGTLTTFSSSFAIARALQFAEGFFTRMGEKQDKINLEKAKKILELNNH from the coding sequence ATGGGTATCTTTTCTTTTAGCGTTTACATCAACTCACCACAGGAGAAAGTATTCGATTTTCTCACTGATCCATCAAACCTTTCAAAATGGAATTCAACATTTGAAGCCGCTAAGTGGACTTCTGATGATGCACCGGAGGTGGGTTCGAAATATCAGGTGTCCGCAAAATTATTGGGCCGTCATAAAGAAGGATTTTTTGAAATCATCCACTGGGATCGGCCGGTCCAGTACGGTTATCAAATGGTAACCACTTTTTTCCCTATCAAAAGTCTGGAAACCATCATTACAATGGAACGAAAAGATCAGGGCACGCTGACAACTTTTAGTTCCAGCTTTGCAATTGCCCGGGCTTTGCAGTTTGCTGAAGGATTTTTTACCAGAATGGGTGAAAAGCAGGATAAAATTAATTTGGAAAAAGCAAAGAAAATTCTGGAGTTGAATAATCATTAG
- a CDS encoding DMT family transporter, with product MTHRDKLKGVLLAFVSVIAVSNVYIFSKAALGEVSFPQFGVYWFSLGLLWIFLYGCTQRTYRTIIALTRRKKWILILLGIIEVAGTYFFFKAIHTIFNPAITSFLGNVSPVFVIYLSFLFLKERFNYLELAGMLLAVLGAFIISYRGSTSIRDMFIDGTQYVIYSSLLSAVSSVITKKNIRNIHPVILTTNRSLFLLLFSLIALIAGHQTLAISFNAFTNIFIGALLGPFLTVIAGYLALQYIPLSQRAIINSTKGLFVLLGAYWYFGEFPQTMALIGGLITIVGLLLIVFGKTRVEDSIQNL from the coding sequence ATGACACACCGAGATAAACTTAAAGGTGTACTACTGGCATTCGTATCGGTGATTGCCGTGTCCAATGTCTATATTTTCAGTAAGGCGGCTCTGGGTGAGGTCAGTTTTCCACAGTTTGGTGTGTACTGGTTTTCGCTGGGGCTATTGTGGATATTCCTCTACGGATGTACGCAACGCACATACCGGACCATCATTGCATTGACCAGGAGAAAGAAATGGATTTTGATTCTGTTGGGTATCATTGAAGTTGCTGGAACCTATTTTTTCTTCAAAGCCATTCATACCATTTTCAATCCGGCTATTACTTCCTTTTTAGGCAATGTATCACCAGTTTTTGTTATTTACCTGAGTTTTTTGTTCCTCAAAGAACGTTTTAATTACCTGGAATTGGCTGGCATGCTGCTTGCTGTTCTTGGCGCATTCATTATTAGTTACCGCGGAAGTACATCGATCCGTGACATGTTTATCGATGGTACTCAATATGTCATTTATTCCAGTTTGCTTTCTGCGGTAAGTTCGGTGATCACCAAAAAAAATATCAGGAACATCCATCCGGTCATCCTGACGACTAACCGGAGTTTGTTTTTATTACTGTTCTCTTTGATCGCATTGATTGCCGGGCATCAGACTCTGGCCATTAGTTTCAATGCCTTTACCAATATTTTCATTGGCGCCTTGCTGGGACCTTTTTTAACCGTTATCGCCGGATACCTGGCATTGCAGTACATCCCATTGTCTCAGCGAGCTATCATTAACAGCACGAAAGGCCTCTTTGTACTCCTGGGTGCCTATTGGTATTTTGGTGAATTCCCGCAGACCATGGCATTGATCGGAGGATTGATTACCATCGTTGGGCTATTGCTCATAGTATTTGGGAAGACCAGGGTGGAGGATTCCATTCAGAATTTGTAA
- a CDS encoding lipocalin-like domain-containing protein — MMETIADKFLGTWDLVSWTIETSDGKVESPFGDHVSGQITYESNGIMSVLIMKNDRLPFRSPDPLEGSPEEVLSAWNGFIAYCGSYELNGDLNVVIHQIKISSFPNWVGQNQVRRFNFNEDLLTLSTDFIGSRKHKLIWKRMTTHRVSRH, encoded by the coding sequence ATGATGGAAACAATAGCAGATAAATTTCTTGGAACATGGGATTTGGTGTCCTGGACCATAGAAACCAGCGATGGAAAAGTTGAATCTCCATTTGGTGACCACGTTTCTGGCCAGATTACCTACGAAAGCAATGGGATCATGTCCGTACTGATTATGAAAAACGACCGGCTTCCATTTCGCAGCCCGGATCCGTTGGAAGGTAGTCCGGAAGAAGTGCTATCCGCCTGGAACGGATTTATTGCTTATTGTGGAAGTTACGAGCTCAATGGTGATCTGAATGTCGTAATTCACCAGATTAAAATAAGTTCATTTCCAAACTGGGTTGGTCAAAATCAGGTTCGCAGATTTAATTTCAATGAAGACTTACTAACTCTGAGCACCGACTTCATTGGTTCAAGGAAACATAAACTTATCTGGAAGAGAATGACCACTCATCGTGTTTCCCGACACTAA
- a CDS encoding sulfotransferase family protein, with protein sequence MGLKVIGAGWGRTGTESLKKALELIGFGKCYHAFELIKDGKRIVYWEQLARGEKPEYDKLFEGYQSAVDFPSAMYYKEFMEQYPDAKVILSYRDAASWYESASKTILRSLPSFLIPVTRFIGLFNKNISYFPRTYAIMMNLIHDQFMEGKNNDRVFMINLYNQ encoded by the coding sequence ATGGGACTTAAAGTAATCGGAGCGGGTTGGGGAAGAACTGGCACCGAATCATTGAAAAAAGCACTGGAACTAATCGGATTTGGTAAATGCTATCATGCGTTCGAACTGATTAAGGATGGCAAACGAATCGTGTATTGGGAGCAATTGGCCCGTGGTGAAAAGCCCGAGTACGACAAACTGTTTGAAGGCTATCAGTCTGCGGTAGATTTTCCTTCAGCGATGTATTACAAAGAGTTCATGGAGCAATATCCCGACGCCAAGGTCATACTTTCTTACCGTGATGCTGCAAGTTGGTACGAGAGTGCTTCAAAGACCATCCTCAGGTCACTGCCATCATTTCTGATCCCGGTGACTCGTTTTATTGGATTGTTTAATAAAAACATCAGCTACTTTCCACGTACTTATGCGATCATGATGAACTTAATTCACGACCAGTTCATGGAAGGTAAAAACAATGACCGCGTGTTTATGATAAACTTGTACAACCAGTAG
- a CDS encoding NAD(P)-dependent alcohol dehydrogenase, which yields MKAIECQQYGSYENLILTEVEKPTPKDNEVLIKIKATSVTTSDVLIRGLKASPIARFMVQLIFGFGKPRNPILGMVTSGIIAGKGNAVTAFNIGDEVFAYGSISPTKRHFGSYAEYICLPENWNLALKPANISFQEAAAIPYGGLLASHLLKKTTIQKGDKVLIYGASGSIGTMAIQLAKHAGAHVTAVCSRRNFELVKSLGSDEMIDYTTGNAESQLTTYKYIIDAVGNSKSSKLKEKSKKALSPNGKYISIDHGTPLTPKDAFLNLKSLVEQEKLKPVIDRVYPLEEIPQAHKYVEKGHKRGNVVITV from the coding sequence ATGAAAGCAATTGAATGTCAACAGTATGGAAGCTACGAAAACCTGATATTAACAGAAGTTGAAAAGCCAACTCCAAAAGATAATGAGGTACTCATTAAGATCAAGGCGACTTCAGTAACGACCAGTGATGTACTTATTCGAGGATTAAAGGCGTCACCGATTGCCCGATTTATGGTCCAATTGATTTTCGGCTTTGGAAAACCAAGAAACCCAATTTTAGGAATGGTCACCTCCGGGATAATTGCAGGTAAAGGAAATGCTGTTACTGCTTTTAATATTGGTGATGAAGTATTTGCTTATGGCTCAATTTCGCCGACAAAGCGACATTTCGGCTCTTACGCTGAATACATTTGCCTGCCTGAGAATTGGAATCTAGCGCTTAAGCCCGCAAATATAAGTTTTCAGGAAGCTGCCGCTATCCCTTATGGTGGTTTGCTTGCGTCACATTTATTGAAAAAGACCACCATACAGAAGGGTGACAAAGTCTTAATTTATGGAGCATCAGGAAGTATTGGTACCATGGCCATCCAATTGGCAAAGCATGCCGGCGCACACGTCACTGCTGTATGCAGTCGTCGAAACTTCGAATTGGTCAAGTCCTTGGGTAGTGATGAGATGATTGATTACACCACAGGAAATGCCGAATCTCAATTGACAACCTATAAGTACATTATAGACGCAGTTGGAAACTCCAAATCCTCAAAACTTAAAGAAAAGAGTAAAAAAGCATTGAGTCCAAATGGCAAATATATTTCCATTGATCATGGAACTCCTTTGACGCCAAAAGATGCTTTCTTGAATTTAAAATCACTGGTTGAGCAAGAGAAGCTCAAGCCAGTAATTGACCGCGTTTATCCATTGGAGGAAATTCCCCAAGCACATAAATATGTAGAGAAAGGTCACAAAAGAGGAAACGTGGTCATTACCGTATAG
- a CDS encoding DUF4386 domain-containing protein encodes MKSHKTIARTFGIFFLLAFVSYGLGSGIVASVTSETDSLRNLSSNQSLLVIGVILIALVHTIVNIGLPVLMVPILKPFNKVLSYGYLSAGISATVILIVGSIFLMLLIPLSTMYLNADPEELQHYETIGIILTKGNFYAYQIGMAIWGLGGLMFCYLLNISKIVPRGFAIWGFVGYLVFIAGTIFELFGQNIGVQLAIPGGLFEVSLSIWLILKGFKATALRGA; translated from the coding sequence ATGAAATCTCACAAAACCATTGCCCGTACCTTTGGTATCTTTTTCCTTCTTGCATTTGTTTCCTATGGACTTGGAAGCGGAATTGTTGCTTCAGTAACCAGCGAAACTGATTCACTACGTAATTTAAGCTCCAATCAATCATTACTTGTAATCGGTGTGATCCTCATTGCATTGGTACACACGATTGTAAATATTGGTCTACCGGTTCTTATGGTTCCTATTCTGAAACCCTTCAACAAGGTATTGAGTTACGGCTACCTGAGTGCAGGTATATCGGCTACGGTGATCCTGATCGTCGGATCCATCTTTTTGATGTTGCTCATCCCTCTGAGTACAATGTACCTTAATGCGGATCCCGAAGAATTACAGCATTATGAAACCATAGGAATAATCCTGACAAAAGGGAATTTCTATGCTTATCAGATCGGAATGGCCATATGGGGTTTGGGAGGCCTGATGTTCTGCTATTTACTGAATATTTCGAAGATAGTCCCACGAGGGTTCGCTATCTGGGGTTTCGTGGGTTATTTGGTGTTTATTGCTGGAACAATCTTTGAACTATTCGGACAGAACATTGGGGTTCAGTTGGCGATCCCGGGCGGTTTGTTTGAGGTTTCCCTGAGTATTTGGCTGATCCTAAAAGGCTTCAAAGCTACTGCATTGCGAGGAGCCTAA
- a CDS encoding Crp/Fnr family transcriptional regulator has product MRNKFVDYFSKISPLSEEESIGIAESMRTKTFKKGEHLLREGQVAVSTYFVLEGCVREYILTDGEEKTTNFFTEEQWAISLNSFTQTSAKHNWICVENTTVVVGDEQQAQELFKRFPRFETISRTIMEAAFAEQKEALASYYTDSPEQRYLKLLRSRPGLIQRIPQYQIASYIGVKPESLSRIRKRIASENI; this is encoded by the coding sequence ATGCGAAACAAATTTGTCGACTATTTTTCTAAAATATCACCCCTGTCCGAGGAAGAATCAATAGGCATTGCAGAGAGCATGCGCACAAAGACATTCAAAAAAGGAGAACATTTATTGAGAGAAGGACAAGTAGCAGTCAGTACGTACTTTGTTCTTGAAGGCTGTGTAAGGGAATATATTTTGACCGATGGCGAAGAGAAAACAACCAATTTCTTTACTGAGGAGCAATGGGCCATTTCACTAAACAGTTTTACGCAAACTTCTGCAAAACACAACTGGATTTGTGTGGAGAATACCACGGTCGTCGTAGGTGACGAGCAACAAGCCCAGGAGCTATTTAAGCGCTTTCCGCGCTTTGAAACTATATCGCGAACCATTATGGAGGCAGCTTTTGCCGAACAAAAAGAAGCACTGGCATCCTACTATACCGACTCTCCTGAACAACGCTATCTAAAGCTCTTAAGATCAAGGCCTGGATTAATACAGCGAATACCCCAATATCAAATAGCCAGTTATATAGGCGTAAAACCAGAATCGCTGAGCCGTATCAGAAAGCGGATCGCATCCGAAAATATTTAG
- a CDS encoding NAD(P)-dependent alcohol dehydrogenase, with amino-acid sequence MKAAIYTSYGEPEVVNLGDLPKPTAQDHEVVVKVNAATVTSGDWRMRAGVPFAIRIYNGLFKLKRTILGHEFSGVVDRVGAQVTRFKVGDPVFGTTGEGAGAHAEFVAVPADGIVALKPDAIPDEKAAALPVGALTAFYFLRQADVKKGQKVLIYGASGSVGTYAVQLAKHFGAEVTAVCSGANVEWVRSLGAGKVIDYQKEDFTKQKDSYDVVFDAVGKASFTKSRNALKRRGIYLTVAMDLNLIFQSILTSLTKRYKLISAVSKPTLDDFRVIIDLAEQGSLSPVIDRTYRLSEIQQAHRHAETGHKKGNLVLLP; translated from the coding sequence ATGAAAGCAGCAATTTATACATCTTACGGAGAGCCGGAAGTAGTCAACCTAGGGGATCTGCCCAAGCCCACTGCACAGGACCATGAAGTCGTGGTGAAAGTAAATGCCGCCACCGTAACCTCCGGCGATTGGAGGATGCGTGCAGGGGTACCGTTTGCCATCCGAATTTACAATGGACTATTCAAGCTCAAAAGGACCATTTTAGGCCATGAGTTTTCGGGGGTGGTAGATCGCGTTGGTGCACAGGTAACCCGGTTTAAAGTAGGGGATCCTGTTTTTGGCACCACCGGTGAGGGAGCTGGGGCTCATGCCGAATTTGTTGCCGTACCTGCGGATGGCATTGTTGCCCTAAAACCCGATGCTATACCTGACGAAAAAGCCGCGGCGCTACCCGTCGGGGCATTGACGGCATTTTATTTTCTCCGGCAAGCTGATGTCAAGAAAGGCCAAAAGGTATTGATCTACGGAGCCTCAGGAAGCGTTGGCACCTATGCGGTCCAATTGGCAAAACATTTTGGTGCAGAAGTTACGGCGGTTTGCAGCGGTGCGAATGTGGAATGGGTGCGTTCGCTGGGCGCCGGTAAGGTGATCGATTACCAAAAGGAAGATTTCACGAAGCAAAAGGATTCGTATGATGTCGTCTTCGATGCGGTAGGCAAGGCTTCGTTCACGAAGAGCCGAAATGCATTAAAGCGCAGGGGTATTTATCTTACGGTTGCCATGGATCTGAATTTGATATTCCAATCCATCCTAACGTCATTGACCAAACGGTATAAGCTGATATCAGCCGTATCGAAACCCACCCTGGATGACTTTCGGGTCATCATCGACCTGGCCGAGCAGGGATCCCTTTCTCCGGTCATTGATCGTACTTATCGATTGTCGGAAATACAGCAGGCGCACCGGCATGCAGAAACGGGCCACAAGAAGGGAAACCTGGTGTTACTGCCGTAA
- a CDS encoding alpha/beta hydrolase, whose product MKNLAILISLTLVMFLSACEKEGFYQGDHFFVKNAGAEMPVFVKGNIQSGTFILFLHGGPGGNASLPSFMPVSKELEHDYAFAYWDQRGSGLAMGNPDPGTFTVERFVDDLDLVVETIKRRYQNPRIVFYGISWGGALGSAYLSTSNLQDKIDGFICMDSGHNLLEGLPKSVLFVKDYAQQQIDLGIDVAYWTDARDWCATQPDMTKKENYFKYDGYLTNTNAYRKDPHQEVEGPEVGALGTMNSYLSLAIFFNGKYLRPRFNILALNLSPAMARIKTPTLVIWGRHDGVNTIEMGYDAYNSIGGPGFQEKELVILENSAHEGYIEEQDLFIHSFRGFVDSL is encoded by the coding sequence ATGAAAAATTTAGCAATTCTTATTTCCTTGACCTTGGTGATGTTCTTGTCCGCTTGTGAAAAGGAAGGATTTTATCAGGGTGACCATTTCTTCGTTAAAAACGCAGGTGCAGAAATGCCGGTTTTTGTCAAAGGCAACATCCAATCCGGCACGTTTATTTTATTTCTGCACGGGGGCCCTGGCGGGAATGCTTCGCTTCCTTCTTTCATGCCGGTTTCCAAAGAGCTCGAACACGATTATGCCTTTGCGTACTGGGATCAGCGGGGTTCTGGCTTGGCGATGGGTAATCCGGATCCAGGTACGTTTACGGTTGAGCGATTTGTCGATGACCTCGATCTGGTGGTAGAAACCATCAAGCGACGGTACCAAAATCCCCGAATTGTGTTTTATGGCATCAGTTGGGGAGGAGCCCTGGGGAGCGCCTATTTGAGTACCAGCAATCTGCAGGACAAAATTGACGGATTCATCTGCATGGACAGCGGTCATAATTTGTTGGAAGGACTTCCTAAATCTGTATTGTTTGTAAAAGATTATGCGCAACAGCAGATCGATCTGGGAATTGATGTGGCCTATTGGACAGATGCGCGCGATTGGTGCGCCACCCAGCCCGACATGACCAAAAAGGAAAACTACTTTAAGTATGACGGATACCTGACTAACACCAACGCTTACCGCAAAGATCCTCACCAGGAGGTAGAAGGGCCGGAAGTGGGTGCGCTGGGTACCATGAATTCATACCTGTCCCTGGCAATTTTTTTTAATGGCAAGTACCTGAGGCCTCGCTTTAATATCCTGGCCTTGAACCTGAGCCCTGCTATGGCCCGGATCAAGACACCGACCCTGGTGATCTGGGGCAGGCACGATGGCGTAAATACCATTGAGATGGGTTATGATGCGTATAATAGCATTGGAGGTCCGGGTTTTCAGGAAAAGGAGCTGGTTATTCTTGAAAATAGCGCCCACGAAGGTTATATTGAAGAGCAAGACTTGTTCATCCATTCTTTCCGGGGCTTTGTGGATAGCCTTTGA
- a CDS encoding helix-turn-helix domain-containing protein produces the protein MIETSNIAEKTNIAVLPFVNMSASAENEYFSDGMTEEIINALAKIDGLKVTSRTSAFHFKGKNIPIPEIGKALGVSTLLEGSVRLAGNNLRITAQLIDAPEDFHFWSETWDRTLDNIFEVQEEISLLIAEKLREHIGHFEIEEPPETRPTQIGAYEWYLKSKSSFTKFQKADLFRAVEEIENAIAIDPGCPFYHASKAIYYGYLGLVDAISGKQAFTLSKEAAARALQLDPRDPEANYSMGLVHYFFEKDLDTAESYLNLALKYRPNYVNALLGGSVMDVIAGHHERALSRVRKAIELDPLNPSHLYYHASALQRMGRYEEALVEVNKLLKVLPHHTNSYCLKGTILTRLQRFAEAIEHYQTVPVSAEKTVSYHAGTGIVYAASGNRAMAAEYLLKWSAQPQNLHLAAEENPAVIINIYLGNTDLAFEEIEKDITAGKYYLNFYRENPAFKLLTDDPRYRLFDTIFKSTGKGPDQGVSEDQGIKKKELLDKKQLEMYSKQLLEYMATEKPYLDAGLSLRQLAQQLGLSANQLSLVINEGQGKNFNHFVNHYRVEEFKQLAIDPSRSHLTIVGLAFECGFNSKTVFNTYFKQHTGLTPSTFLKD, from the coding sequence TTGATTGAAACTTCCAACATAGCTGAAAAAACCAACATCGCCGTACTCCCGTTCGTGAATATGAGCGCGAGCGCGGAGAACGAATATTTCAGTGACGGCATGACCGAAGAGATCATCAATGCGCTGGCGAAGATCGACGGACTGAAAGTCACCTCCCGTACATCTGCCTTCCATTTCAAAGGGAAGAATATTCCCATTCCCGAAATCGGGAAGGCACTGGGCGTTTCTACGCTGCTGGAAGGAAGCGTGCGCCTTGCCGGGAATAACCTGCGCATCACGGCTCAGTTAATCGATGCCCCGGAAGACTTTCATTTCTGGTCGGAGACCTGGGACCGGACATTGGACAACATCTTTGAAGTTCAGGAAGAGATCAGCTTGTTGATTGCTGAAAAACTGAGAGAACACATCGGTCACTTTGAAATTGAAGAACCACCCGAAACAAGACCAACGCAGATTGGCGCTTACGAGTGGTACCTAAAAAGCAAATCCAGCTTTACCAAATTTCAGAAAGCAGACCTGTTCAGGGCGGTTGAAGAAATTGAAAATGCCATCGCCATTGACCCGGGTTGCCCTTTTTATCATGCATCAAAAGCCATTTATTACGGGTACCTGGGACTGGTGGATGCCATATCCGGCAAACAAGCATTTACATTATCTAAAGAAGCCGCTGCCAGGGCACTTCAGTTGGATCCTAGGGATCCTGAGGCCAATTACTCGATGGGGTTGGTCCATTATTTTTTCGAGAAAGACCTGGACACTGCAGAATCATACCTTAACCTGGCATTGAAATACCGACCCAATTATGTGAACGCCCTCCTGGGCGGATCGGTGATGGATGTGATCGCCGGCCACCATGAACGGGCATTGTCCCGGGTCAGGAAGGCCATCGAACTGGATCCGCTTAACCCTTCGCACCTATACTACCATGCTTCAGCGCTGCAGCGCATGGGCCGCTATGAAGAAGCTTTGGTGGAAGTAAATAAGCTATTAAAGGTGCTTCCGCATCACACCAATTCATATTGCCTGAAAGGCACCATTTTAACCCGGCTGCAACGATTTGCCGAGGCCATCGAACATTACCAGACCGTTCCGGTATCTGCTGAAAAGACTGTAAGCTATCATGCGGGAACCGGCATCGTCTATGCCGCCAGTGGCAACCGGGCCATGGCCGCGGAATACCTGTTAAAGTGGAGCGCCCAACCTCAGAATCTGCATCTGGCGGCGGAGGAAAATCCGGCCGTAATCATCAACATCTATCTGGGAAATACGGACCTGGCCTTTGAAGAAATCGAAAAGGACATAACCGCCGGAAAATATTACCTGAATTTCTATCGGGAGAACCCCGCATTTAAGTTGCTGACCGACGACCCGCGTTACCGCCTTTTTGATACCATTTTTAAATCCACCGGAAAGGGCCCGGACCAGGGCGTATCCGAAGATCAAGGCATCAAAAAGAAAGAATTGCTGGACAAAAAGCAATTGGAAATGTACAGCAAACAATTGCTTGAATACATGGCCACGGAGAAACCCTACCTGGATGCCGGATTGAGTCTGCGTCAGCTGGCTCAACAGCTGGGGCTCTCTGCAAATCAACTTTCGCTGGTGATCAATGAAGGTCAGGGTAAAAATTTCAACCACTTCGTCAACCATTACCGTGTCGAAGAATTCAAGCAGCTGGCCATAGACCCCAGCCGTTCGCATCTGACAATTGTCGGTTTGGCCTTCGAATGTGGCTTTAACTCCAAAACGGTGTTCAATACCTATTTTAAACAGCATACCGGCCTTACTCCAAGTACATTTCTGAAAGACTAA
- a CDS encoding electron transport complex subunit RsxA produces MNELIWIFISALLINNFTLSLFLGLCPFLGVTQRMQTAFRLGLANIFVMVITAIAAYALNTWVLIYAPYLRLISFIIVIASVVQFVEIVIKKLSPALFKALGIFLPLITTNCAILGLALFSTNKGYGFVEGLVYALGAGGGITIALVLLASIREETRLLSIPNVVKGTALNLIIAGILSLAFMGFAGLFGSH; encoded by the coding sequence ATGAACGAACTGATCTGGATCTTTATCTCCGCCTTGCTGATCAACAACTTCACGTTATCACTTTTCCTGGGATTGTGTCCTTTCCTGGGGGTGACACAGCGGATGCAGACGGCCTTCCGCCTGGGCCTGGCTAATATTTTTGTCATGGTGATCACCGCCATCGCTGCTTACGCCCTGAACACCTGGGTTCTGATCTATGCCCCTTACCTGCGGCTGATCAGCTTCATCATTGTTATCGCCAGTGTGGTCCAGTTTGTTGAGATCGTCATCAAAAAACTGAGTCCGGCTTTGTTCAAGGCATTAGGCATCTTCCTGCCCCTGATAACGACCAACTGCGCCATCCTGGGACTGGCTTTATTCAGCACCAACAAAGGATACGGTTTTGTCGAGGGTCTGGTTTATGCCCTGGGTGCCGGCGGTGGCATCACCATCGCCCTGGTTTTGCTGGCCTCCATCCGCGAGGAGACCCGTCTGCTCAGCATCCCCAACGTCGTCAAGGGCACCGCCCTGAATCTGATCATCGCCGGTATTCTGTCCCTGGCTTTCATGGGCTTTGCCGGATTATTTGGCAGTCATTAA